One genomic region from Amia ocellicauda isolate fAmiCal2 chromosome 4, fAmiCal2.hap1, whole genome shotgun sequence encodes:
- the LOC136747810 gene encoding uncharacterized protein LOC136747810: protein MTVLELDMLTNRFRVIESLLGLVGCFCVIYAVWTPYWLGNGGLWNGGNDTHTDIESQDLDSTGGQIFKVLEAERVFAVLTFLMAVSGASLCIIFIFCWSSKTTCSYSNARSLLKAGQALYPTTLLLVILFPTGFFFILCWSLFTRHHKDEITNDITQLGSSYWLGAVGWVLLLGILPVVFVVEQSVCPDPMAEAESLLNAIVTSPHKNGKHCHSEGWHMSSVKSELSCRSLP from the exons ATGACCGTGTTGGAGCTGGACATGCTGACGAACAGGTTTCGGGTTATTGAGTCCCTTCTGGGGCTTGTCGGCTGCTTCTGTGTGATATATGCGGTTTGGACACCCTACTGGCTGGGTAATGGGGGTCTCTGGAATGGAGGGaatgatacacacacagacattgagTCCCAGGACCTGGATTCCACAGGAGGACAAATCTTTAAAG TGCTGGAGGCTGAGCGCGTGTTTGCAGTGCTCACATTCCTCATGGCGGTCAGCGGGGCGTCTCTCTGCATCATCTTCATCTTTTGCTGGTCCTCCAAGACCACTTGCTCCTACAGTAATGCCAGATCCCTGCTGAAGGCCGGCCAGGCTCTGTACCCCACCACCCTGCTGCTGGTCATCCTCTTTCCCACAG ggtttttcttcattttgtgctGGTCCCTCTTCACCAGACACCACAAGGATGAGATCACCAATGACATTACACAGCTGGGCTCTTCCTATTGGCTGGGGGCTGTAGGCTGGGTCTTGCTACTGGGCATCCtgcctgttgtttttgttgtggagCAGTCGGTCTGTCCCGACCCCATGGCAGAAGCGGAATCCTTGCTAAATGCCATAGTCACCTCACCCCACAAAAATGGCAAGCACTGCCATAGTGAGGGGTGGCATATGAGCTCTGTGAAGAGTGAGCTGAGCTGCAGATCACTACCTTGA